A single window of Periophthalmus magnuspinnatus isolate fPerMag1 chromosome 9, fPerMag1.2.pri, whole genome shotgun sequence DNA harbors:
- the b3galt8 gene encoding beta-1,3-galactosyltransferase 1, translating to MLTQPEITAVKPVLPFICLVQNGTNYAVWTLPAMKRGFPWRLFRIIAVFAVLIWSFYAFRGSKQSLTRPALLSDKDYQLISPQTYTYIHNQPQLCSNRTEIFVVFLVPVAPHNYAAREAVRKTWGAPGVDTLTLFFLGLPEDSSKRAEIQDKVEEESKNYGDIIQINFIDSYQNLTIKTLMMMRWLDVHCPQTRYGMKVDADIFVNVFYLKDYLKFCPRRSFITGSVINDGAPRRNSESKWHLSEQEYPEDTFPPYVSGAGYVFSWDLAGRISLASRFFRVIPLEDVYVGLCLRLLEVRPEYAYSLVPLVTSLFEVRNLEYDRCRFAKLIIVNGFSPSKLIEAWRDFTHGNANC from the coding sequence ATGCTTACTCAACCGGAAATTACAGCAGTCAAACCAGTATTACCATTTATTTGTCTGGTCCAAAACGGGACAAACTATGCCGTCTGGACACTTCCTGCAATGAAGAGAggttttccatggagattgttcaGAATAATCGCCGTGTTTGCCGTGTTGATTTGGTCTTTTTACGCTTTTAGAGGAAGTAAACAATCTCTAACGCGACCCGCCTTGCTGTCAGATAAGGACTATCAACTCATATCGCCTCAAACGTACACATACATCCACAATCAGCCTCAATTGTGCTCTAACCGAACTGAGATTTTCGTTGTTTTCCTCGTTCCGGTTGCGCCTCACAATTACGCAGCGCGAGAGGCCGTGCGTAAAACATGGGGTGCTCCAGGAGTGGACACTTTGACACTGTTCTTTCTGGGGTTACCTGAGGACAGTTCCAAACGAGCTGAAATACAAGATAAAGTTGAAGAAGAATCAAAAAATTATGGAGATATCATCCAAATTAACTTTATTGACAGCTACCAAAACCTGACAATCAAAACGCTGATGATGATGCGCTGGCTCGACGTGCACTGCCCACAGACGCGCTACGGCATGAAAGTGGatgctgatatttttgtgaACGTTTTCTATCTCAAAGACTACCTCAAGTTCTGCCCAAGAAGGAGTTTTATCACTGGATCGGTTATCAACGATGGCGCGCCGAGACGCAACAGCGAGAGCAAATGGCATCTATCTGAGCAAGAGTACCCCGAGGACACGTTCCCCCCGTACGTGTCCGGAGCCGGGTACGTCTTCTCGTGGGACCTCGCGGGACGAATAAGTTTGGCGTCCCGGTTCTTTCGCGTGATCCCGCTGGAGGACGTGTACGTGGGGTTGTGCCTGCGTCTGCTGGAGGTGCGGCCGGAGTACGCGTACAGCCTGGTGCCTTTGGTAACGAGTCTTTTTGAAGTGAGGAATCTGGAGTATGATCGGTGTAGGTTTGCTAAATTGATTATAGTAAATGGGTTTAGTCCGTCAAAGCTGATAGAAGCGTGGAGGGATTTTACGCACGGAAATGCAAACTGCTAG